A part of Solenopsis invicta isolate M01_SB chromosome 2, UNIL_Sinv_3.0, whole genome shotgun sequence genomic DNA contains:
- the LOC105197527 gene encoding transcription cofactor vestigial-like protein 4 isoform X1, producing the protein MELPCKRRHLWQPWLNVNSLQLPRKPEEERPKVTNLHRKPSSAWRKERRRDPIQSEALDMSAGRPNHHNRPSVIVPTTPQVGITIEDTAIAPTPTTTPTAASSGQRTGIRIAGGVSDPAIDEHFKRSLGPKKYAAVFNANTTDKETGLSVDDHFAKALGETWTRLQESSRKKES; encoded by the exons ATGGAGCTCCCGTGCAAGAGGAGGCATCTCTGGCAGCCGTGGCTTAATGTCAATAGCCTCCAACTGCCTCGCAAACCGGAAG AGGAGAGGCCAAAGGTAACGAATCTGCATCGAAAGCCGAGCAGTGCGTGGCGTAAGGAGCGTAGGAGAGATCCGATTCAGAGCGAAGCGTTGGATATGTCAGCAGGAAGACCAAATCACCACAACAGACCGAGCGTGATCGTTCCTACCACGCCGCAAGTTG GCATCACAATTGAGGACACTGCCATTGCACCTACGCCGACGACGACGCCTACCGCGGCCTCGAGTGGACAGAGGACCGGTATCAGGATAGCGGGTGGCGTCAGCGATCCCGCGATCGACGAACACTTCAAACGGTCTCTAGGTCCAAAGAAGTATGCAGCGGTCTTTAACGCCAATACTACGGACAAAGAAACCGGCCTAAGTG TGGACGATCATTTTGCGAAAGCGCTCGGTGAGACCTGGACGAGGCTTCAGGAAAGCAGTCGAAAAAAGGAGTCCTAA
- the LOC105197527 gene encoding uncharacterized protein LOC105197527 isoform X2 encodes MELPCKRRHLWQPWLNVNSLQLPRKPEEERPKVTNLHRKPSSAWRKERRRDPIQSEALDMSAGRPNHHNRPSVIVPTTPQVGITIEDTAIAPTPTTTPTAASSGQRTGIRIAGGVSDPAIDEHFKRSLGPKKYAAVFNANTTDKETGLSAWTGLG; translated from the exons ATGGAGCTCCCGTGCAAGAGGAGGCATCTCTGGCAGCCGTGGCTTAATGTCAATAGCCTCCAACTGCCTCGCAAACCGGAAG AGGAGAGGCCAAAGGTAACGAATCTGCATCGAAAGCCGAGCAGTGCGTGGCGTAAGGAGCGTAGGAGAGATCCGATTCAGAGCGAAGCGTTGGATATGTCAGCAGGAAGACCAAATCACCACAACAGACCGAGCGTGATCGTTCCTACCACGCCGCAAGTTG GCATCACAATTGAGGACACTGCCATTGCACCTACGCCGACGACGACGCCTACCGCGGCCTCGAGTGGACAGAGGACCGGTATCAGGATAGCGGGTGGCGTCAGCGATCCCGCGATCGACGAACACTTCAAACGGTCTCTAGGTCCAAAGAAGTATGCAGCGGTCTTTAACGCCAATACTACGGACAAAGAAACCGGCCTAAGTG CATGGACCGGCCTTGGGTGA